The proteins below come from a single Eucalyptus grandis isolate ANBG69807.140 chromosome 3, ASM1654582v1, whole genome shotgun sequence genomic window:
- the LOC120292068 gene encoding umecyanin-like, whose translation MVSKMNMLVLMVFLGAAVRGCSAQTSHVVGDSLGWVVPPGGPIAYSTWAGNKTFVVGDTLGRTSVYAGKNSINIYFIIFKLLVKSDENHEIIETEIFNFMTGDHDVAEVTKAAYDGCNCTSPISLQANGPASIPLNQSGEHFYICTVGSHCSLGQKLTINVATTTPSPTGSATPPSPGNSAASLSVTGLFSWMLSVAVVLLY comes from the exons ATGGTGAGCAAAATGAACATGCTTGTGTTGATGGTGTTCCTAGGAGCTGCGGTCCGGGGTTGCAGCGCTCAGACGTCGCATGTGGTCGGCGATTCACTCGGATGGGTCGTCCCGCCAGGCGGCCCGATAGCCTACTCGACTTGGGCCGGCAACAAGACCTTCGTTGTGGGCGACACTCTAGGTAGAACTTCAGTATATGCTGGTAAAAACTCCATTAACATTtacttcatcatcttcaagctctTAGTGAAAAGTGATGAGAATCATGAAATCATCGAGACTGAAA TCTTCAATTTCATGACCGGAGATCACGATGTGGCCGAGGTAACTAAGGCAGCATACGACGGCTGCAACTGCACGAGCCCCATCTCGCTCCAGGCCAATGGGCCGGCAAGCATCCCCCTCAACCAATCCGGCGAGCACTTCTACATCTGCACGGTCGGCAGTCACTGCAGCCTCGGCCAGAAGCTCACCATCAACGTTGCCACCACCACGCCTTCTCCAACAGGCTCTGCCACCCCTCCGTCGCCAGGGAACTCAGCCGCCTCTTTGAGCGTCACTGGCTTGTTCTCGTGGATGTTGTCTGTTGCCGTAGTGTTGTTGTACTAG